In Ancylothrix sp. D3o, the genomic stretch GCCTGCCAAATCAATACCCCATCTCCAACTGCTATTTTGTTGGCATAGCCTGTAACCAGCCAAGGCATTTCCATCCGCATCCCATCACTAATCGCACGCACGGGATCGTTAGAGAGGGGCGGGATGGCAACATCCGCCTCGACTCTACCTCTCGGCTTTACCCCGAGTTCATCTTGGCGTGGATATCTGACCAGCCCCGCCGTCAGTTGCATGATGTGATGGAGGTCTTCGATTGTGCTGTTGCTGCTGACAAGTACACGACGCCAGATCATAAGGCTAATGCCCAGCAACACTATCTTTAGTTGGTAGACTAGACGACAGGTTGAGATAATTGCAGCATCCGGTTATCCTACCCCATTTTCTCTCCTATCTCCCCTGAAATTTTTCGCTCTCCTACCGGAATTAAATTTACCGAATTACATACAATATAATCAACAAAAATATCCCCAGATGAATGATAGTATATTAAGGGGTTCGTGTAACTTTTTTACTCCTCACAATGAAAACTATTTAGACTTATAAATACAATTTTTGGTAATTGGTCTGAATAATATATAATAAATCCTTGATTATTATTTGTTTTTTTTAGTTTAGGTTAAATATCCTAATTCTTTTAACCATTGGCTTTGGAGATGACAAGTAAATTGTTTTTGATACACCTTAATTTTAATGAGGTTTTGTGCTTCATTTATTTTGGATTCATCTTCTATCAAAAGTTGGTGGGCAATTAAATTTACACTTGTATGTAATTCCTCATACTTAATAGTGATAGTTTTCGCAGGCAAACAGGACAAAATCTTTGAAATATGTATGTTCCAAAGTTTAAACGCATATTCTATATCGGCAATTATAGTTTGTTCATTTGATTGGCATAAACTTACAGCCACATCCCGACCATCCCTAATTATGTGAATGAATAATGCTTTGGGATAAACAGCACACCAAGTAGGTAAAAAGTAAGAAGAACGCGGACATTTCCAGTGCCAATATTGATTTAAAATTTGAGGGTATTTAAACTCAACAAGCCTAGCAAACTCTTGAGCAAGAACCTTATATTTAAAATTATCTTGATAAGATTCAATTAAATCATTTTTATACCAGAAATCGCCTCCAAATTCAATTTGCATAAGGGTTTTATGAAACTGTAAAAAATCTTGATGTTCTTTCCAGGGATTATCAATAGGACCACTAAAACTACCTAGCTTTTCTAATATAGAAACGAGCGCTCTTGTACCAGAATGATTGCATCCAATGATAATTATTGGGTTATATGCTAATGAATTCATAATTCAAGTATGGTAAAAAATGCGGATACAGCAAAGTAAATTTTTTCAGGTTATTTACCGATAACAGCTTCAAATGCTGTCAACCAATAGGGCGCTACTTGTTCCCATGTCCAACTGTCTAAAATAGATTTTCGAGCATTTAATGCACAAGCTTTTAAGAGGCTTCTATTACTATTTAAAAATAGTAAATTTTCTACTGTTGCTTCTAATGTCCATTCAGGAATAATCCAGCCATTATAGTTAGATTTAATGATTTCAGGAACATCACCAACATTAGTAGATAAAATAGCTCTACCACAGGAAAGAGCTTCCCTGATTGGAGTTGATGCTCCTTCACTCCTACTGACGCAAATATACAAATCTATTTCATTATAGAAGGAATCCATTTCTTCAAAATTTCTGCCGTTAATGTGTTCAATACAAAAATTAAAATCAAAAATATCGCTATAGCTTTTTTGTAATGGTTGTAAAATATTAGCGAAACCTCTTTTGCCAGAATGGTTTAGAGTTGAACCAGCCCAACCTATTCTGATTTTACTCCTATTAACTTCAACCGGATTTTTTTGTGTAAATAGTTTTTCGTCTACTCCGGCTTTTAAATAGTACACATTTTCGTGTACATCTTTGAACAATTTAAATAGCCTAGGTGAAATAGTACCTAATGCTTTGAATTTTGAAAGATAGACTTGAATTGCTTCTGAAGGCGCCACATCTTTATCAGGCCTTGTTAAAACATTAACTTCTTGCTCAATAGAATAATGAGAATGGATACCCGCTATTATTTTATTAGCGTAAATTTGGCATAACTTTTGTAAATCACGAGACCAGAATGGGAGTTTCCAAAATGACAAATAAATTACGTCACTTTCATCAAAAGTTTTCTTGTCTAAGGAGTCTGGAGTGCAAATTTTAACATCATAATAATCAGATATAAAAGGCTGTAAACCAATGATTTGTCGATGTAAAGCCCAATACCATCTATCAATAATTACAAGTATATTTTTTTTAGCCACTGTTCTAAAGCCAATCCCTTCTTGAAAGTTATAAGTAAGAGGAGCATGATTTTACTAATAAACCCGATCTCAATAGGTTTTCAATTTCGTTAATAGTAAACCCCGCTTTGATCACTTCTGCTACAGTAGTGGGAAATTTAAATTGCTTAAAGAGTTTTTGGACAATTAAATTATTCTCGTACCCATAACTGTAATCGTTGTAATAGCCATGAGTTCCATAATAACACCAGGCTGGTATTTTAAGAAGATCGCTAGATGATAACAGTTTTGAATAGGTTTCCTGGATTGGTGAACTTAGCTGAACTTCAGTTATAGCTTTCTCATATTCAACTAGCATACGTTCATATCCATAGGTGCTGTCAATAAACTCTCGTGCTTCATCAATGTTATATCTACTGTTAATGGCTGCCTCAACTGCGTCTACTGTTGCTTCTAAATCGCCATAATCAACTTTGGTAATCAGGCTGTCGGGCAAGAGATCGCGGTATGTTGCAACTCGTGAAACAACACATGGGGTACCACAGGCGACAGATTCAACACAGCTATTACCAAATGCTTCAACAAAGTTACCAATGCAAAGGGTAGCCCGTCCAAGGGAGTAATACTCTGGCAATAATTCATAGCTAATCCACGGATGATAAATAATAAGGTCACCAACATTGAGTTCATTGGCATAATTCTGCACTTGGCTGTAGATTGTCTGGTAAATATGTTTACTGTCATTGGCAACCTGTTCATCAATCCAGAGGGGGATTAATAATTTAAGATCGTCGCCAATCTTACCAAGCCGTTGGCGCAGCTTTGCCATTACTTCAATAGCCTCATAGATTCCTTTTCGGGGATCTGGTCGATGAGGATAGAGAATCGGAATTGCTGTTTCTGGTAATACAATTAGTTGGCGGATTTGGTTAGTTGAACTAGGACGGAAGTGTAAGAGGTTGATTCCATTTGGAATAACTCGGAGCCGCTCTACCACTGATGGGCAGAAAGTAGAGAATGCGTCTATTACGCAGTTAGCTACATACTGTGAGTTGAGAATGAGGAGGTCGCGCCGAAAGGAAAACGCTCCTGCCAGGGTATCAGGGTAAACGAAGTCACGAAAAGACACTACAGTCGGCACATCGTTGTATAGGAAATGGTAAAGTAGTTCGCCATCATGCACATAAAGTACATCTGCGGCTTCAACTGCACGACGGATGTCAACTATAAGATTCGATAAATTATAAGGGGCTGTATAGTAAGGTTCAGGATACGTCTCTTTTAAATGGAGTATTGGTAAAACAAAAACATTTTGGCCAAGCTGAAAAGGTTCAGCATTATCCCTACGAAATGTACACAGAATATTAACCTGATGCCCCATTTTTCCCCAATACAAAGTAATCTCTCTAAGAATTTTTTGGGAACCACCATGAACATGATGAGGAAAAATGGGACCAACTGAAAAAACAACAATATTCATCATTAATAAACATGGGTGAGAAAGGTGAAAGGCTTATCAAACAATAATTAGAAAAAGCGATGAATTAGCTCAAAGCTTCTAAACACAAGTGTTGGGTAATATCATAGAGTAGTTAGGGGGCAGATTCTCAAAGAATACTAACGTAGATAGAGCGATCGCTTGCTTGTAGCACAAAACAAGCGGAGCGCATCCCCCAGAAGTAACAACAGATGATTACAGGTGAGATGAAGTCCAAGGTCGATCGCCTTTGGACGACGTTTTGGAATAATGGCATTAGCAACCCCCTTTCGGTAATAGAGCAAGTCTCTTACCTGCTGTTCATCAAGCGGTTGGATGACCTGGAACTGGCCAAGGAGAAGAAGGCGCAACGCTTGAGTAGACCTGTTAAAGACCGAATCTTTTTTGACGGTAAGCAGCGCAGCCGCTGGTTGTATCGCAAAAATCTCACCGACTCCCAGAAAATGCTGCGGATTGTGCGGGATGAGGCGTTTCCGTTTATCAAGACCTTGGGGGGAGAGGCGGGAGATAATGCCTATACTCACCAAAAGTGCGGAAGACTCTGAAATTTTTCGCTCTCTCCAGAACCCAATACCGGGGAATCGCACTTAGGTTTTTAGTTGACCCAATCTTATTGCGTGATTACAAACTTGGGTAAATTATTCTCTACTTGTGTATAGGGGCCGGTAGTTGGATGGGCATATCGGGTTTGGAGGCAGATGGCGGATCGCATTATTTGGAGTTAGTTTGGAGGCCGGTGGTCTGCATTTGCCTACTGAACTGCTGATGGGTGCCGGTGGGATACGGGAGGGGGCCGGTGTTTGCCAGGGATGTCGGGAATTTGTCTATGTTTTTCTTCTGTGCCGGTGGGATACGGTATTGGCCGGTGTTCGTCTGGAGTGCCGGTGCCGTAATTTGTCCATGTTTTTGTTGGGTATGTGGGACACGCTATTTGGCCGCTGTCCGCCTGGGGTGCCGGTAATATACATTTTTTCAGAGCCGGCCTAAAATGGCCATGATTATGAAGAATTTCTCAGAGAGCCACCGGCTTCTAATGGTTCACCGGCCATATAGCGCGTCCATGGGAGTCTTTATCTTCACCGACCCCTCAACATCCAAGGACTCTGGCAGGTTCACCGGCCTCTCAATATTCCCTGACGCTGACAACTTCACCTGCCCCTCAACATCCAAGGACTCCGACTGGTTCACTGACCCCTCAAGATCTACTGGCATGAGCGAATTCCACCGGCCTCTCAATATTCCCAACCTTCTCGAAATTCACTGGCCCCTCGACATCCCTCACCGCTGGCAGATGAACCGGCTTTGTTACATCCAGCAGGAGCCGGTGTGGCTCAAGGTGTAGGGGAAGTTGGTGGTATGTGGGATACGATATTAGCCGGTGATGGCAAGAAGGTCGCTAAAGTTCGTGATGCCAGTCGTGGCGGAGAGGCCGGTGAAATCTCTGGCTGCGGGTGATGGCGGTGAACCCAATGGTGTTGCTGGCGCTG encodes the following:
- a CDS encoding type I restriction-modification system subunit M N-terminal domain-containing protein produces the protein MITGEMKSKVDRLWTTFWNNGISNPLSVIEQVSYLLFIKRLDDLELAKEKKAQRLSRPVKDRIFFDGKQRSRWLYRKNLTDSQKMLRIVRDEAFPFIKTLGGEAGDNAYTHQKCGRL
- a CDS encoding glycosyltransferase family 4 protein produces the protein MAKKNILVIIDRWYWALHRQIIGLQPFISDYYDVKICTPDSLDKKTFDESDVIYLSFWKLPFWSRDLQKLCQIYANKIIAGIHSHYSIEQEVNVLTRPDKDVAPSEAIQVYLSKFKALGTISPRLFKLFKDVHENVYYLKAGVDEKLFTQKNPVEVNRSKIRIGWAGSTLNHSGKRGFANILQPLQKSYSDIFDFNFCIEHINGRNFEEMDSFYNEIDLYICVSRSEGASTPIREALSCGRAILSTNVGDVPEIIKSNYNGWIIPEWTLEATVENLLFLNSNRSLLKACALNARKSILDSWTWEQVAPYWLTAFEAVIGK
- a CDS encoding glycosyltransferase family 4 protein, with the protein product MMNIVVFSVGPIFPHHVHGGSQKILREITLYWGKMGHQVNILCTFRRDNAEPFQLGQNVFVLPILHLKETYPEPYYTAPYNLSNLIVDIRRAVEAADVLYVHDGELLYHFLYNDVPTVVSFRDFVYPDTLAGAFSFRRDLLILNSQYVANCVIDAFSTFCPSVVERLRVIPNGINLLHFRPSSTNQIRQLIVLPETAIPILYPHRPDPRKGIYEAIEVMAKLRQRLGKIGDDLKLLIPLWIDEQVANDSKHIYQTIYSQVQNYANELNVGDLIIYHPWISYELLPEYYSLGRATLCIGNFVEAFGNSCVESVACGTPCVVSRVATYRDLLPDSLITKVDYGDLEATVDAVEAAINSRYNIDEAREFIDSTYGYERMLVEYEKAITEVQLSSPIQETYSKLLSSSDLLKIPAWCYYGTHGYYNDYSYGYENNLIVQKLFKQFKFPTTVAEVIKAGFTINEIENLLRSGLLVKSCSSYL
- a CDS encoding sulfotransferase, whose product is MNSLAYNPIIIIGCNHSGTRALVSILEKLGSFSGPIDNPWKEHQDFLQFHKTLMQIEFGGDFWYKNDLIESYQDNFKYKVLAQEFARLVEFKYPQILNQYWHWKCPRSSYFLPTWCAVYPKALFIHIIRDGRDVAVSLCQSNEQTIIADIEYAFKLWNIHISKILSCLPAKTITIKYEELHTSVNLIAHQLLIEDESKINEAQNLIKIKVYQKQFTCHLQSQWLKELGYLT